A stretch of the Pan paniscus chromosome 2, NHGRI_mPanPan1-v2.0_pri, whole genome shotgun sequence genome encodes the following:
- the PRR23E gene encoding proline-rich protein 23E gives MGTGASEKQAKQKVHPAFEASEEAHGTLAASTPWVAMGSAYGSCTCLGAQPVTDLALWPVIYSCMGFSPQAYPAFWAYPWVLYGGYLWMGYPPPAALVPSVWLYWRGASSFDPLIGSPYLAALAPNLFPFPMKFPPTYSLASPTLGGATSSHCPQVGCWTPASSAPRAAVEGPSRGAPYLKTCKAPPSEWASRFGIWAPLPCCSSELRPLPPSPIEDSQLDPGCSRSSSRSPCRARRRLFEC, from the coding sequence ATGGGCACAGGTGCATCAGAGAAACAAGCAAAGCAGAAGGTCCACCCTGCCTTCGAGGCCTCCGAGGAAGCCCACGGGACTCtggcagcctcaaccccctgggtGGCCATGGGCTCTGCCTATGGTTCCTGTACCTGCTTGGGAGCCCAGCCTGTAACTGACCTGGCCCTCTGGCCTGTCATCTACTCCTGCATGGGATTTTCCCCACAAGCTTACCCAGCCTTCTGGGCTTACCCGTGGGTGCTCTATGGTGGGTATCTCTGGATGGGTTATCCCCCTCCAGCTGCCTTGGTGCCTTCAGTGTGGCTGTATTGGAGGGGCGCCTCCAGCTTTGACCCCCTCATAGGAAGTCCGTACCTGGCTGCCTTGGCCCCCAACCTATTTCCTTTCCCCATGAAATTCCCACCCACCTACTCCTTGGCTTCTCCCACTCTGGGCGGGGCCACCTCAAGCCACTGTCCCCAGGTGGGATGCTGGACTCCAGCCAGCTCAGCCCCCAGGGCTGCCGTAGAGGGGCCATCCAGAGGAGCTCCCTACTTGAAGACATGCAAAGCCCCTCCCTCAGAATGGGCCTCCAGGTTCGGTATTTGGGCACCTTTGCCCTGCTGCAGTTCAGAGCTCCGCCCTCTGCCCCCTTCCCCCATTGAAGATTCTCAGCTGGACCCCGGCTGCTCCCGCTCCTCCTCCCGGTCACCCTGCAGGGCCCGCCGCCGCCTCTTTGAGTGCTAA